The genomic DNA CCTCAGTCGCCGCTATCCCGGTTTGACATGGCGAGAAGCAATGCTTTGGCGGTGGTACGATATTTTGCTGTTACTTCCTTTCTGGCGGCTGCTGCGCGTTATTCCAGTTATAATGCGCTTGAATCAAGCAAAGTTGCCCGATCTTGAACCTTTACAAACTGCAATCACCCGGCTTTTTGTTGGTAGTTTTGCACAGGAACTTACGGAAGTTGTGGTGATTCAAATTATCAATCAGATGCAAGGAGCGATTCGTTCTGGGGAGTTGGCGCAACAGTTATTTGAATCCCAGAAACAGCGTTATAAGGATATTAATGATATTAATGAAATAGAGACGATTGCTACTCGCTTAGTGCAAGTAACTGTTTACAAAGTTCTTCCTCAACTTCAGCCAGATTTAGAAGCACTGCTGCGGCATAGTATAGAAAGTACGCTTAAACAATCCCCGGTTTATCAAGGATTGCAGCAAGTACCAGGATTAGGAAATTTACCAGAAAAGCTAGCGGAACAGTTAGTTGGGGAGCTATCTAAATTAGCAGCATTTGGGCCTCAAAATGCCTACGAAGCGTTTAAAGCGGCCGCAGACGATCCTGTAGGTACTCAACTTTCTAATCAGCTAGTGCAGCATTTTGGTAAGGCTTTGGGAAGCGAATTACAACAACAGCAAACTTTGCAGGAAATTCAATTGCTGTTGTCAGATTTCTTAGAGGAAGTGAAGATTAATTATGTTAAGCAGTTAAGTGAGGAAGATTTTCAGAAAATATTGGCGGAAACTAAGCAATTGCACCAAGCTAATCAAAGGTAGTTGAGTGTCAGATATAGGTGCGATCGGTCTTTATTGGATCGTAGAAAGGGAAGTTGACAAAGTTGACAAAACAATGTTAAGTTTGTGGTTAAGTTTTTAGTTGAAAGTAATTATGACTATCAAAGAACAATTCGTTAAGCAAATTGATATGCCCCATTTTGGTCAAACGCCCGAAGAACAATTGCAAAAAAACCAAGGGGCTATGGTTTTGCTAAAACGCTGGTTAGAAGAAAAGATTACACATGAAGAAGCTAAGGCTAGACAGGAATTTTTAGAGACGTTCAAAAAAATTGTTGACGAGGCTAGACCCTCTGGACATAAACTCTATTACCCTGAATCAGAATGATTGTTTTTTTAGATACAGGAATTTTAGGATTAGTTTCCTCTCCTAATGATAAAGTCGAAGTTCAGGAGTGTCAGGAATGGTTTTATGGTTTATTAGCTAGAAGTTGGCGAGAAATTAGGTCTTAAAAAGAGGCGATCGCTTACGATAGTAGATAGCGATCGCCCTTAGTTTACGCAAAAGAGCGATCGCTCACCTTTCTCTGATTATGGTACACATTAAAATCGGGTGAAATCTCACCAGCTAGCGATCGCGACAAACCAAGCATTAACCCAAAAACGGAGAGGGTGGGATTTGAACCCACGGAACCTTTCAGTTCACTTGATTTCAAGTCAAGCGCATTCGACCACTCTGCCACCTCTCCAGGCGCATCCACTTTATCATATCAGAACACCTCACCATTAACAAACAACCTGCACCATCGGATCGATCCGCCGATATAAAATCTGTTCCAAGGCCACAGCGAAATCATCCCCAACCCAAACCAGAGAAACCTCCGACACTATCCCCCCTTCCAGCAACACCACCGAAAAATTCCGCAGTCGCCTCCTTCCCTCTTCCACAATTCGGGGTACTCTCGCCGCATTCAAATACACCGTCTCCTCAGCGCTTACCTCTACCGACTTCCGCAAAACCTTCTTTGTGTGGCGCAGGTTGTGGTGCATATGACCAAATGTCACCAGCGGAATCTGCTTCCCAGCAGCGCGAGTTTGCGCGATCGCATCTCCAAAATCTGGATCGCCAAAATCCCCCCCCAACGGCTTCCAATCTCTCCCACAGGGATCTTCCGGCGCATCCCCCAAACCAGTTGGCCCAGTGTGGCCCAAAAAAATCAGGCTTTCACAATCCGCCTCAGCCGCAGCCGCAGCAATCCGCCGCGTAGACTCTGCAAAATTCTCCACCCCAAACCACTCACTGTAAAAATCTGGATACTTCCAATCGGGCCCTCCCCAAGTAAAAGGCCGACCCCCTACCACCGTCACACCCAACTCTGGAAAGTCTCGCTTTCCATACCCAACATGAGCTTCTCCCATTAAATCTAACTGCTGCTGCACCCGATTTTCCTGCTGGCGATCGTAAGGGCACTGACTTCTACCCCACTCCGTCGCCGTGTACCAAGCATCGTGATTGCCAAAAACCGCCGCCTTGGGAATATCCAAAGATGCGATCGCCTGTACTACCTCCACCGACTCATTCCCAAAATCTCCCACAAACAACACCAAATCAACACCTAGATGCTTCAGAGCAAGCCCATCCTCAGCTTCCCACCGATCGTGAACGTCCCCCACTACCACAATTTTGATAACCTTAGCTTCATTCATCTGATTCACCATATTGCGATCGCTCTCTAGCCCCTTATTAATCCCCTTATTAATCCAGCATAGGAAACCCAGAGCAATTTTTGTACTCCCCCGGTAAGGAAGAGAATTAAAAATTAGAAATTAAAAATTGAAAAATATCAATTTTAATTTTTTTAGCCTCACAGCCATTTTTGGTGAATTCAACTATAATTCAAATACACTTTATTCAGCCCCAACTCACCCCTAAAGGTTACTACTGTGTTTACCATCGCCGCAACTCAGCCAAATACTCTCATTCCCAGACTACCTCACGACTTGTTTGCAGCCATTAAAACCCTCAAACAAGAACTAAACGCCGTCATCCTCGCTCATTATTACCAAGATCCCGACATTCAAGACATAGCAGACTACATCGGCGACTCCCTCGAACTGGCCCGCAAAGCGGCTAATACTAACGCCGATGTCATCGTCTTTGCCGGCGTTCACTTCATGGCAGAAACAGCCAAAATTCTTAACCCGAATAAACTCGTATTACTCCCTGATTTAAATGCAGGTTGTTCCCTAGCTGATAGTTGCCCTCCCGATGCTTTTGCAGCCTTTAAAGCCGAACATCCCGACCATTTAGTAATTTCTTATATCAATTGCACTGCCGCAATTAAGGCAATGAGCGACATTATTTGTACAAGTTCTAATTCTGTCAAAATTGTCAACCAAATTCCCAAAAATCAACCGATTATTTTTGGCCCAGATCGCAATCTCGGTCGCTACGTTGCCAAACAAACTGGTAGAGATATGGTACTCTGGCAAGGGGCGTGCATGGTTCACGAAATCTTCTCAGAAAAGAAGATAGTACAGCTCAAAATCGAACATCCCGAAGCCGAAGTAATTGCTCATCCAGAATGCGAACCGCCAGTTTTACGCCATGCTAATTATATTGGTTCGACAACGGCATTGCTCAAGTATTCTCAATCGAGTCTCAGTGAAACTTTCATTGTTGCGACTGAACCGGGAATTATTCACCAAATGCAGAAAGAATCTCCCGAAAAACAATTCATTCCTGCTCCTCCGACTAATAATTGTGCTTGCAATGAATGTCCGCACATGAGATTAAATACTTTAGAAAAATTGTATCTGGCTATGAAAAATCGCACTCCTGAGATTACCTTAGCTGGTGATATCCAAGCAGCAGCTTTACGACCAATTCAGCGGATGTTAGAAATGAGTATGTAAAATCTCTGGACTTTTAATCAATAATGAAAGAAAAGTTGATCGTTTTTACCCGCTATCCCGAAGCGGGAAAGACTAAAACTCGGCTGATTCCAGTGCTAGGAAAAGAAGGTGCGGCAAAACTTCATCAACAACTGACTGAAGGCACTATTTCCCAAGCTAAGCAACTCAAAAATACTCGCCAACTTTTTGTAGAAGTTAACTTCACAGGAGGTAGCGAGGAACTCATGGAAGCATGGCTGGGAAATGATATTTTTTACCAAAATCAGGTGACAGGTGATTTGGGTATAAAAATGGCGGCTGCGTTTGAGATGTCTTTTAATTCTGGTGTTGAGAAAGTTGTGCTTATTGGTACTGATTGTCCAGGTTTGAACTCTCAATTAATTGCCCTAGCTTTTGAGGAACTTGAAGGTCAAGACTTGGTGCTGGGCCCAGCTTTAGATGGAGGTTATTATCTGATTGGTTTGCGGAGGTTTGTACCGGAAATTTTCATGGGTATTAACTGGGGAACGGCTGAGGTTTTGGGTCAAAGTGTCGCGATCGCACAGAATCTCAATTTAGCCATTGCTTATCTTTCCCCACTCGCTGATATTGACCGGCCGGAGGATCTTTCTATTTTACCCCCCAGCATTAATCTATGACAAAATCGCATATCAGTGGCAATTTTATAGTTCTATTTTTAGTCAACGGCAATCTTACGGATACATTAGGTAAATATAGTGATAGATAGGATTAACGCAAACCAGAACAGGTAAAAGCTGCCCAGTAATGAGGATGTAAAAAGGGTTGAGCGTCGATAGAATTTCTGACTTCCTCAATTTGAAGTGTTACTCCGGCGTACTTGCGGTATTCACCATCCCATTTTAAATAGTCTGCTGAACTAGGCGGGTATTGATTGCGCTGTTTTCTAGCAGCTTGGCGCTTCGCTTGTACCTCTAAGGATAATGGTTTGATATCTTCTTGGGTGAGCGATCGCAATTTTTTCTGTGCTTGTTGCAAAGCTTCTGGGCGGCTTCTACCTTGTTGTCGTTCCTGATAGTAGAAAATAGAAAACAGGGCTGTAGCCAAGTCATTCACTGACCACAGCGTACTGATAACACTTCTCGCACCCGCACACAAAAAGCCTGTCGATAGGGTCAGAATTTCATCAGCCAAAGATTCAGGAACTCCCAAATTTGTCTCGCAACAGGAGAGAAATACATCCCAGAGGTTCGGAAGTCGCCAACCTGGAGTCAGCAGTTCTCCCAGTGTCAATGTCTCATCTGCCAGTATCAGTTTTGATTCTAGTGGTTTATCAAGACGAGATTGGGCATGGTGGCAGGAGTGAAGTAACTGAACTTGTAAAGCTAACTGACGGTAGTTGCTTTTTGTAGCTTGGCTGCGACCTTTCAAACGCTGACTTTCAGGGATATTGAATAGATTAGCAATTTGCTCTGCTTCAAAACTGGCGCAGGCTAAGTCTTCTGTGGCATCTTCAACGATACCGTAGTTGAGAGAATCTCCACTTGGGTGTCGGTTTTCGCGTTCTTGGCAGAATTCTAAAACTTGGCAACTGGGGGCATAGCGAATCAGAAATTTGTCACCCAAATAGGAGTGTTCAGTGTCTTGAATCGGTAAAGCTGCAAGAGGAATTTGGTGCAACAGCAAGTGAGGTACTAAAATCAGTTCTTCGATGCCTTGGAGATATTGGTCAATCAGGTTATTGATTTGTAAACGTTGAGCTAGTTCAGCCAAGAAATCATTAAGCTGAGACTGCCAAGTGCCTTTATCGTTAAGATATGGCTGCAACCAGTTTTGCTCAATCCAGTTTTGCAATATTTCTATTCCTTCTCCCATACAGGTATGGAGAGAGGGAGTTGACTGATTTTGTCGTAGGACAAAGATATAAGTGTTGTCGGTAGTTGTGTAGAAACTCAGGATAGCAGTGGTTGGTCGATCGATAAGTTTCTGCATCTTGGCGAATTCAAGGGGGCTAACTTGAATTTCGCCAGCGAGTACGGGGTCTAACCCTCTGATTTGTTCAAAGACTTGATCTTTTTGGGTTTCTAGGATAGCGATCGCTTCATTGTAAGCTTGAAAAGCAGCGCGATTCTTGGTAAGGCTTCCCGATTCCATTAATTCTCGGTTGCTCTCAGAACCATTACGGAATCGTTCAGAGTCAATTTGCTTTTGTAAAGCTTCATATTGCTGCAATAATTCTTGCACTTCCGAAGGGATTTCGCCGCCAGAGTAGAGGTCATTACTTGCCATCAAATCTACGATACGTTTGGAACGAGAGCGTTCGACAGTTTCAATCGCTTTATCCATTTGAGCAGCATTGATGCAGGCTTGCACCATTTTTTCATAGATATCAATTGCTTCTGCTACTATTTCTTGACGACGGGAATCAGAAGTTGTCCAACTACGACTAATTTCTAGTGCTTCGATCGCAGCAGAATAGCCTTCAATTGCTTGTTCCCAGAACCCAAAAATAAATGCTGTAATGCCCAGATTACATCCGTCTCTGAAGCATTCTACAGGAAAAGCGGTTGGAGTATCTATTTCTAAAGCTAGGCGGTAAGATTTAATAGCCTTATTAATCTGACCCTTAGTAGTGTAAACTGTAGCTAGATTGTTTTGAGTCTCAGCCCAATCTTTAGGGAATGCTTCACGAGTATAAACTTGCAAGGTTGATTGATAAGCAGCTATTGCCTGTTCTAAATGTTCTAATTTATCGCCACTAACTCTGTCGCAGTAAGCATTACCTAAATTATTTTGCAGCATAGCCCAATCTACAGGAAATTCTTCATAGGTGTAGATTTGCAAGGCTGATTGATAACCAGTAATTGCGACTTCTAGGTTCTCAGCGCGGTTGCCTTCAGTCCACTCATTGTAAACAAGAGACAGATTATTTTGAGTCATCGCCCAATCTTCAGGGTATGCCTCAACAGTGAAAACTTGCAAAGCAGATTCGTAAGATACAATTGCCAACTTTAAGTTTTTGTTACGGCTGCCGCTAATCCGGTTGGAATAGGCATTACCCAAATTATTATGAGCTAATGCCCAATATCGAGGAAACGTATCTTTAGTTAGGACTTGTAAAGCATTTTGACAAGCTATGATTGCTTGCTCCATGTTATTTGCTCGGTCGCCGTAAATTCGCTTTCTATAGGTAGCTCCCAAATTAATTTGAGTTGCGGCCCATTCTTCTGGAAACGTCTCGCATACTTCAACATCCAGAGCATTTTTGAAGCAAGCAATTGCCCTCTCTAAATTTTGTGCTCGTTCACTACTAATATGGTCGAGGTAAACAGTGCCTAAATTCCTTTCGGTTACAGCCCATTCTTGTGGGAAAGCTTCACGGGTAAGAACAGTCGAAGCTATCTCATAGCCTGCCTTTGCTATTTTTAATTTAAGTGTCTTGTTGCCTAGAGGAAAATCTTTAATTAAGTTACTGATATTGACAATATATACTGCCACATCTCGTGCCATTTCTGAGGGTACAAAGGACAACTTTTTCTTTTCCCATTTTTGCAATAAAAAAGCAAAGTTATCATCTAATTTATCCAAGTTTGCTTTTAAAAAAGAGTTAACTGCTCCTGGGTTGCTTTTGCTATCGATTACGATTTGTAATAATTTATCTAAAAATTTTTGGTAATTTTTGCCGTGTTTTTTATTGAAATCGCCAAATCCTTTTCCCATATAAATTATACCCTCAAAAAACGATCGGAAAATTAAAAATAATTTGTATACTACTTTGTCCCCAGATTAAAAATTTGATTGATGAAACTCTTCTAATTTCTCTAACAAGCTTTCTGTCAAATCCAGTAACTCAATTGCATCATTATTGTCACTTAAATCGCGATTATTGGCAGTAGTTACACCACCAGCCAAAAAATTTCGTGCAGTACCAATCCTGACATCTCCATCGGTAATGCTCAAGCATTGTTCTAAATGTGCCACAATCTGAGGTAATCCCTCAGTTTCTAGTCGCTGTTGCACTTTAACAGCTAAAGGACTATGACTTTCTCGCACCCACACGGCGGCCGGATAATCGCTTGCCAAAAATCTTTTCACAGCCTGAATAACATCTAAATACCACCACCAACGTTGAGGAGAAATAAGTTGAGCTTTTCGTTTCTCTGTTAAATTGACAAAGCGCGATAATTCTTGATAAAAATCATAGGCTTTCTCAACTAATTGGCTATCTGCTTTTGCCAGTAATGTTTTTTCTTCATCACTGAGTCGAGATTCAATTTCTGTCAGGCGATCGCGAATTTCCAGCATTTCTAAATGCTCCGCACCACTAACATCAGGAAACTCGACACTCACGCAATAACTTTTTAAGAGAGAATTCATATTTC from Kamptonema formosum PCC 6407 includes the following:
- a CDS encoding CHAT domain-containing protein — its product is MGKGFGDFNKKHGKNYQKFLDKLLQIVIDSKSNPGAVNSFLKANLDKLDDNFAFLLQKWEKKKLSFVPSEMARDVAVYIVNISNLIKDFPLGNKTLKLKIAKAGYEIASTVLTREAFPQEWAVTERNLGTVYLDHISSERAQNLERAIACFKNALDVEVCETFPEEWAATQINLGATYRKRIYGDRANNMEQAIIACQNALQVLTKDTFPRYWALAHNNLGNAYSNRISGSRNKNLKLAIVSYESALQVFTVEAYPEDWAMTQNNLSLVYNEWTEGNRAENLEVAITGYQSALQIYTYEEFPVDWAMLQNNLGNAYCDRVSGDKLEHLEQAIAAYQSTLQVYTREAFPKDWAETQNNLATVYTTKGQINKAIKSYRLALEIDTPTAFPVECFRDGCNLGITAFIFGFWEQAIEGYSAAIEALEISRSWTTSDSRRQEIVAEAIDIYEKMVQACINAAQMDKAIETVERSRSKRIVDLMASNDLYSGGEIPSEVQELLQQYEALQKQIDSERFRNGSESNRELMESGSLTKNRAAFQAYNEAIAILETQKDQVFEQIRGLDPVLAGEIQVSPLEFAKMQKLIDRPTTAILSFYTTTDNTYIFVLRQNQSTPSLHTCMGEGIEILQNWIEQNWLQPYLNDKGTWQSQLNDFLAELAQRLQINNLIDQYLQGIEELILVPHLLLHQIPLAALPIQDTEHSYLGDKFLIRYAPSCQVLEFCQERENRHPSGDSLNYGIVEDATEDLACASFEAEQIANLFNIPESQRLKGRSQATKSNYRQLALQVQLLHSCHHAQSRLDKPLESKLILADETLTLGELLTPGWRLPNLWDVFLSCCETNLGVPESLADEILTLSTGFLCAGARSVISTLWSVNDLATALFSIFYYQERQQGRSRPEALQQAQKKLRSLTQEDIKPLSLEVQAKRQAARKQRNQYPPSSADYLKWDGEYRKYAGVTLQIEEVRNSIDAQPFLHPHYWAAFTCSGLR
- a CDS encoding TIGR04168 family protein, translating into MNEAKVIKIVVVGDVHDRWEAEDGLALKHLGVDLVLFVGDFGNESVEVVQAIASLDIPKAAVFGNHDAWYTATEWGRSQCPYDRQQENRVQQQLDLMGEAHVGYGKRDFPELGVTVVGGRPFTWGGPDWKYPDFYSEWFGVENFAESTRRIAAAAAEADCESLIFLGHTGPTGLGDAPEDPCGRDWKPLGGDFGDPDFGDAIAQTRAAGKQIPLVTFGHMHHNLRHTKKVLRKSVEVSAEETVYLNAARVPRIVEEGRRRLRNFSVVLLEGGIVSEVSLVWVGDDFAVALEQILYRRIDPMVQVVC
- a CDS encoding TIGR04282 family arsenosugar biosynthesis glycosyltransferase is translated as MKEKLIVFTRYPEAGKTKTRLIPVLGKEGAAKLHQQLTEGTISQAKQLKNTRQLFVEVNFTGGSEELMEAWLGNDIFYQNQVTGDLGIKMAAAFEMSFNSGVEKVVLIGTDCPGLNSQLIALAFEELEGQDLVLGPALDGGYYLIGLRRFVPEIFMGINWGTAEVLGQSVAIAQNLNLAIAYLSPLADIDRPEDLSILPPSINL
- the nadA gene encoding quinolinate synthase NadA; its protein translation is MFTIAATQPNTLIPRLPHDLFAAIKTLKQELNAVILAHYYQDPDIQDIADYIGDSLELARKAANTNADVIVFAGVHFMAETAKILNPNKLVLLPDLNAGCSLADSCPPDAFAAFKAEHPDHLVISYINCTAAIKAMSDIICTSSNSVKIVNQIPKNQPIIFGPDRNLGRYVAKQTGRDMVLWQGACMVHEIFSEKKIVQLKIEHPEAEVIAHPECEPPVLRHANYIGSTTALLKYSQSSLSETFIVATEPGIIHQMQKESPEKQFIPAPPTNNCACNECPHMRLNTLEKLYLAMKNRTPEITLAGDIQAAALRPIQRMLEMSM